The DNA region GTACAACAGGAAAAGCATTACTTAATATTAAGTTAGATTCTGTTCTTAACCCATTTTCTATTGACCATATTTACTTAACAAAAACTAACCTAGAAGAAATAAAAGCACCTTTAAATCCTGATCAATTTAGTTATAAAGACTACTTAAAAAATCAAAATGTTCACTATCAGTTTTATGTCTCTAAATCACATATTATTCAATTAGAAACTAAAACGTATACTTTAAAAGGTATAGCTTTTAATTTTAGACATTTAATTAATAGGAAACTTAAAGAATATAATTTTTCTAAAGACGAATTATCTATTATTAACGCCTTACTTCTTGGTCAAAGACAATATATTACAAAAGACGTTTACGATAATTACACAAATGCAGGCGCGATACACATATTAGCGGTTTCTGGTTTACATGTTGGTATTATTCTACTAATTCTAAACCTCTTATTAAAACCTTTAGAGCGTTTTAAACATGGTTTATATCTTAAAACAGCTTTAATATTTATTCTGCTTTGGTTATATGCTTTAATTGCTGGCGGATCTGCCTCTATTATTAGAGCAACAACCATGTTTAGTATTGTAGCTATTGGATTAAACTTAAAACGAAGTACAAATATTTACAACACTTTAGGAATTTCTATATTTATACTTCTACTATTTAAACCTAACTTTCTTTTTGACGTAGGATTTCAGCTTAGTTACGCCGCAGTATTTTCTATTGTTAGTATACAACCTTTAATTGAACCGCTTTTATCATTTAAATATAAACTACTAGATATATTATGGAAAACACTAACCGTTACTGTATCTGCACAATTTGGAATAATCCCAATTAGTTTATACTACTTCCATCAATTTCCAAGTTTATTTTGGTTATCAAACCTAGTTGTAATTCCGCTTTTAGGCATAATTTTAGGTTTAGGTATTTTAATAATTTTTCTAGCATTAATTAACATCTTACCTCATTTTTTAGCTGAAATTTATGGTTCTATTATACATTTAATGAACTTATTTTTTAAGTGGATTTCTAGCCAAGAACAATTTCTTTTTCAAGATATTTCGTTTAATAGCTTTCAGGTGCTATTAAGTTACATACTTCTTTTTTTCTGTTATAAACTTATCACCACTAAGCAATTGGTTTGGGTTATAGGAATTGGATTAATATGTATTGGATTTCAAATGAATTACATTATTGATTATAGAGTTAAGCAGGATGATAAATTTTATGTGTTTCATAAAAATAAATTCACTTTAATTGGTGAAATTAATGGCGGAGATTTATCGGTTTATTCAAATTTAAAAGACGCAAAAACTAACATAATAATTAGAAGTTATAGTGTGAAAAATAATGTATCTATAAAAGCTTCTTATCCCTTACAATCTGTTTATAGTATTAAAGATCAAACCTTACTTTTAATTGATAGTTTAGGCGTTTATAATGTAAAAGAATTAAAGCCTGATATTGTCTTATTAACACAATCACCAAAAGTAAATTTGAAAAGATTAATAGACAGTATAAAACCAAAACTTATTATTGCTGATGGTAGTAATTATAAATCTTATTTAAAGAGATGGGAAACTACTTGTGAGATAAAAAAAATCCCATTTTATCGAACCGATAAAATGGGAGCATATCTATTTAACTAATTGGATTTTAATTGAATTCTGCTTTGAAATTTTTAGCATAAGTATCAAAATCTTCTTGAGTTTTCATATCTAAATGATCGTTTTGCGCAAATAACTTTAAATACATTTCTAATCCTTTTGCGTCTTTATAACCTACTATTGGCGCTAATAAATTAGCGTCTTCATCTAGAAAAACTAATGTAGGAAATGCTCTAATACCTAAAGCATTTGATAATTGATGATTTGAATTTCTAGTTTTTGCTTTTGCAGGATTATATCCAGGATTAGTATAAGTTTTCCCTTTATAAGTTACCTCTTCATCTCCTTGCGCGTTAAACTTTACAGCGTAGTAATTTTTATTAATATAATCAACAACATCTTTATTTTTAAAGGTGTTACGATCTAACATTTTACATGGTCCACACCAAACCGTATAAGCGTCAATAAAAATCTTTTTTGGTGTTGTTTTTTGTAATTCTAAAGCTTTATCTAAAGATATCCAGTTTATTTCTTGAGCTATCCCATTATAGCTAAGAATAAAAATTAAAACGGTAAGTATATTTTTCATTTAATAAAAATTTATAATTCTAGTCGCAAAAGACATACCAAATTTACAAAAAATAAAAGCGCCTCTAAATTGAGACGCTTTTATTTTATAATAATATGCGATTAGTTATTTAACTCCGTGCATTTTTTTAATTAATGTAGAATTTAGTAACATCATTATTATTCCAGCTAAAATTGGAATTGCTGTAAAAATTAAGAAAAAGTTTGACATCCCATATTCTTCTACAATTGGATCTAAATAACTAGCTGTCCAACCAGCGGTTAAATTAGCAATAAAATTAGCAACAAACCAAATACCAAACATCATTCCAACCAGTTTTAAAGGTGCTAACTTACTTACATAAGATAATCCCACTGGAGAAACGCATAACTCTCCTAATGTATGAAATAAATAAGCTAATATTAAGAAAACCATACTAACTGATGCTGTCTTAGCTCCTAACGGAATTCCTGTCGATCCGTAAGCAAGAATTCCAAATCCTATACCTAATAATATTAAACCTATAGCAAACTTTATTGGTCCAGAAGGATTGTATTTACTTTCCCAAATTTTAGAAAATAATGGAGCAAATGCAATTATAAAAAAGGAATTTAAAATCCCATACCAAGAAGCAGGAACTTCTGGAGCAGGATCATTAAATTGCTTGTAAAGCATATAAATTACAATAATCCAAATAATTAAAAAACTAAACGCTAAAAGTATATTAGAAAGAGAATATTTACCAAATGTTTGCTTAAATAGCATAGATAAAACATAAGTAATAATTAGCATTGGGCCAACAGTTAAAATAGTATTGATAATTTTAAATGTTAACGCTCCACTACCTTCAAGTGATCTATCTGTATAGTCATTAGCAAAAATTGTCATAGAACTACCTGCTTGTTCAAATGCCCACCAAAAAAATATAGTAAAGAATGCAAATACACCAATTACAATTAATCTGTCTTTAACAACTTTAGAGTTATTAGCATCTTCAACTACTTCTTCGATATCATCACCAATTTTTTCTATGCTGTTTTCTACAGTATCATCAAGGTCTCCTACTTTATTTGGTGCCAAACCTATCTTACCAAATATTTTTTGAGCATAATAAAATTGTAACATACCAAAAAACATGAAAATACCAGCAAGTCCAAAACCATAATGCCAGCCCCAATCAGGAGATTCTCCTATATATCCACAAAGTAAAATCCCTAAAAACGCACCTGCATTTATACCCATATAAAATATAGTATATCCAGCATCTTTCTCTTTCCCTTGTGATTTATACAACTGTCCAACAATAGAAGAAATATTTGGTTTAAACATTCCATTACCAATTATTAATAAAAATAAACCTAGATAAAAAAACGAACTAGTAAATCCTTCTAATGCCATACTAGCATG from Mesoflavibacter profundi includes:
- a CDS encoding ComEC/Rec2 family competence protein — protein: MKLLNFSIIRLSIALIAGIILSKFLHLTILQSCCLFLFSFALLTVTYFIFKTKFRNTFWFDFATYLTTICLGIFTFTAQNNSLKSSDFSKKLRPNASNTVTFKINTYLKPNAFNERYYVDILSIDNNSTTGKALLNIKLDSVLNPFSIDHIYLTKTNLEEIKAPLNPDQFSYKDYLKNQNVHYQFYVSKSHIIQLETKTYTLKGIAFNFRHLINRKLKEYNFSKDELSIINALLLGQRQYITKDVYDNYTNAGAIHILAVSGLHVGIILLILNLLLKPLERFKHGLYLKTALIFILLWLYALIAGGSASIIRATTMFSIVAIGLNLKRSTNIYNTLGISIFILLLFKPNFLFDVGFQLSYAAVFSIVSIQPLIEPLLSFKYKLLDILWKTLTVTVSAQFGIIPISLYYFHQFPSLFWLSNLVVIPLLGIILGLGILIIFLALINILPHFLAEIYGSIIHLMNLFFKWISSQEQFLFQDISFNSFQVLLSYILLFFCYKLITTKQLVWVIGIGLICIGFQMNYIIDYRVKQDDKFYVFHKNKFTLIGEINGGDLSVYSNLKDAKTNIIIRSYSVKNNVSIKASYPLQSVYSIKDQTLLLIDSLGVYNVKELKPDIVLLTQSPKVNLKRLIDSIKPKLIIADGSNYKSYLKRWETTCEIKKIPFYRTDKMGAYLFN
- a CDS encoding thioredoxin family protein, with the translated sequence MKNILTVLIFILSYNGIAQEINWISLDKALELQKTTPKKIFIDAYTVWCGPCKMLDRNTFKNKDVVDYINKNYYAVKFNAQGDEEVTYKGKTYTNPGYNPAKAKTRNSNHQLSNALGIRAFPTLVFLDEDANLLAPIVGYKDAKGLEMYLKLFAQNDHLDMKTQEDFDTYAKNFKAEFN
- a CDS encoding peptide MFS transporter, translating into MEFKFGGSETNQKTVLGHPSGLFVLFFTEMWERFSYYGMRALLVLFLISALSDGGWGWERADATLLYGWYTGLVYITPIIGGYIADKFTGYRNAIVIGAFLMTLGHASMALEGFTSSFFYLGLFLLIIGNGMFKPNISSIVGQLYKSQGKEKDAGYTIFYMGINAGAFLGILLCGYIGESPDWGWHYGFGLAGIFMFFGMLQFYYAQKIFGKIGLAPNKVGDLDDTVENSIEKIGDDIEEVVEDANNSKVVKDRLIVIGVFAFFTIFFWWAFEQAGSSMTIFANDYTDRSLEGSGALTFKIINTILTVGPMLIITYVLSMLFKQTFGKYSLSNILLAFSFLIIWIIVIYMLYKQFNDPAPEVPASWYGILNSFFIIAFAPLFSKIWESKYNPSGPIKFAIGLILLGIGFGILAYGSTGIPLGAKTASVSMVFLILAYLFHTLGELCVSPVGLSYVSKLAPLKLVGMMFGIWFVANFIANLTAGWTASYLDPIVEEYGMSNFFLIFTAIPILAGIIMMLLNSTLIKKMHGVK